GTTGCACAAAATAAACAGTTTACAGATTTTATAGAACTTTCAATAGAAAGCCCTAACACTACCTAAGGAAAACAAAATCTCCAGTGAGAAGGTTCCCTTATTGTTAAATGCAGAAAACTGGCTAACCTGAAAACCTCATACTGAACAATACAATCAAAAGAGCCCAACATGAAATATGTTGATTATGAGATGATTCCCTACTTGTATATGCCCAGGTTCACATGTTAAACAAACAAATACTTACAAAGAAAGAACGAACAGATAAGTCTGAAAATCCTGGTGAACAGAAATTCAGCATGGCAGCATTTGCATTGTCTGTCACCTTTTGAAACACTTCATACAGAGATGGCGTGTACAAGTCAACCTGGGAAGGGAAAAAATTCAAACGATGCTTGTCAtataagaaaaacatgaaaaaataaaatttttgtgGGTTACCAATGGGTATCAATAAATTTCAGAGAAAATTATGTAAATAATACAAAATCAGTGGTCTGAATAAAAAATATTGTGCTACAAAAAAAATAGCAATTTTATTTTGACTTTCAAAATTCACATATGATTCACTTGTCATTTCTAAAGATATAACAAGATAAAAGGGCTATTAATATAGTTGTTTCCAATAAACTTACCAtgccatcatcatcaagcaaAGGTTCATTATATGCTCTAACAACAACCCACTCGATTAGTATACCTTTGAAAGTCACCACAGCCCTTAACACACGCCCCAGAGTCACCTGCAATAAACAGTTTACTTTGTAAATTAATGTAAAAGTACAACATTGATCTTTTATATCTTTTAATTTGTCCTCCCTAACAAGGTAGTATCAGGAACTTAAAACTATGGCTTTTTGAGGAAAATTCCTCATTCAGCTTCCTCCTGCATTCTTACTTTTAGAAAGTTTTAAGACAATAGGGAAGAATTTCTAAcatttttcactcatccttcttagATACCTTCTTAACACACTCAAGAGGTAGATATACAGAGGTCGTTTTCTTCTCCCCTGTCCCATGATTTTGTAAAACATGTCTCCATTATACAACTGATTACACAATAAAATGATCGGTATCCTGAGATTAGGAGCAGAGAAACAAAATCATTGAAAACCCATAATATGATATGAACCAGTTGAGTCAGATGACAATAAACCCTAATGCTCTTTAGCTTTTTCTGACTCGAAATACATCAAGAAAATAAATACAGTgcctgcaaagaaaaaaaaattgacagccAACCATGTATTTTCACAGCCAGTGCATAGCTAAGGTTTACTGTGGTTACAAACATATGATGCTCTCAGAGTAAAATCATTACACATTTGATCCCTGAGACTAGCATGCAAAGATGGATCACAGCAAAAATGATGCGAGTTGCACAGAGAGCTAATGACAAGCTATTTCTTAAATTTGGTAGGGCTATCAGAACCCTTATAAATCTACATTTGTACAAAAAATTATTACTGTTCATGCATAGCATTATGACTGAAATGGCCAGTGTAAAACACTTCTTCAAAAAGTCTCTTTAAATGCTATTCCATATGACCaatggaatgaataaaaaaaggcTTTAAAGACTTATGAAGGGAGGGTAATGATGGCAAGCAAAAGTACGGCTGAATAATTAGAGTTCTACAGATAACTGGTAGCAAAAACCATTCAAGATGTATTCatactattaaaaaaaaaggcaactaaaaACAGATTCTGACAGTGAAATCCTACTAATGAACAAATAAGGAACTTTCTGTGCAATGTATACATTTCAAATTGAAAAGGAAAGTCCTGAGCAGATACTGTTAACTGGACTATGAAAAGCTTATGGGTATCATACTGAACAAAAGGAATACAATACCTGAACTACAGCATTGTTACCAAATGGTCGGGATATATTGAGGGTCATGTCCTGGTACACCTGATTAATGCCTTGAATCAGCATATCTACTTGCCTGGAATGTCAAGAAAGGAATTTACTGCTGTCTACTATATAAAaattgtgttccattttcctcttACATTTATCAATAAGCAATAAAAAAATGCAATcaaataatcatacacacaaaggCCTCCATGGCATAGTGGTTAACATTAATGTCCACAAGTCTGATGATAATTCTAAGATGTTTAACCCTTTTAAACAACACAGATTCATGCTGAATTCTTTTTTAAAAGCTTCATACATGTTACACTGTAAATATTACATACATTGTACATTTTTGCTGTTCCATAGTTATCTATCTAAATGAAGAATGAACCATTATTGGACATTTATAAacataaagaaatgcaaacaaCAACAAGGAAAGCAAACAGCTGTTTTCGATAATGGAGAGGTCCAGAAACACAAAGAGGCACGagtagaaaagcacatggataaCTTATGGTGAAACACCTGTCAACTTCACATAACTATTTACAATGTCAGGAGGAAATCTGGAGattcatagtaaaaaaaaatccttactgtTGAGGTACATTATGGTTCAAAGGAGCTTGTCGTCTCCTCTTTgtagataatgatattgatacagATGATCTCTTGAGGTTATTTCCAGAGAGGAGAGAGTACATGATGGTGGAGTAACAATGGACCTGTTGGATATACATTAAGATAAATTAAACCCACTATTAAATGACAACAACTTTGTTAAGTATGAAAATCCAAATATATACTAAAATGTTATCACCTTATTCTGTGGGGGCAATACAAAATTAAAACATTTGTCTTCCAAACtgagaaaaaaatctttatctaCCTTAACTAATGAGAAGCAAATCAACAAATGCCAAAAGAGATACATAAAGCTTGCTAAAAGATGCGAAGAAACACAATGGCAATATTGTTCCTGGAAGATCATACAATAACTTTACAATACTGGTACACCTATGGCTTATACACATAATAGCTCTCAGGGGTGGTTCTGTTTTCAGTGCAGTATAACTCACTTTAAGAAACAGTAGACAAGTACAGAAAATTATCATTCTATTATCCATAAGCACATGACAGGAATAATATTACCAACATATCTTCTGTGTGCTGCTGAAGATAACAGGAGGCGAAATGCTGGGCTGGGAATCATAATTTAAACACTCTAAGTACCTATAAGCCAATCTTTCAACTCTGCACAGATACTCTTATCCCCttaactacctatctctcattccAATTGCCATTCTACCCTTATCTTACCTTCTCCATCCAAGTGTAGCAGTCCAGTAGCTGATAGTAGAGTGGCAacttatctggtgaggggtccAGGGACAGTAGCCCAGTGTTGCCCAAGTTTACTGGGTTTGTGGGAGGGGCAAGACCTCCCACTTGCACTTCCAATTCTCTGCAAGATGACAATACATTCTAAAGTATATTTTAATTCAGCAATTATGTAAACATGACAAAAAATAAGGTTATAAATACAAAAGGAAAAGTAATGCAGTGAGGATCTTAAAGGAAAGAAAAGCAAGAAAAGTCTCCAGCAACGATCACACAATGTTACAATATGTAGCATAAAAGTCCAGAATAAAGTAACAAACCAGTAACATCAAACTATATCAATATACCCTATACAGCACTGAGATTATATCTTCTACCCTCTATCCCAACATGTGTACGCtgaaaaaaggaacaaagaaaagaatgACTACTTACCCCTCCAGATTATTCTAACTGTTAATGGAAACATGCATTTTTATCTTAGCCATTAAGGTGGAAATCTGAGGAAATGATCTACAGAAAATGTATGAACCAGTAAAGCATGATCATTATCAAATAGTCATGTATAATATGCATAACAAAGAGAACGAGTCTCCAGGGTGGAGGTTTATCTACAAATGCAAAAAAAGAGCCCTCATATAAcaattaatggaaatataagaaatgaaaaactCTACTAAATTAACCAAGTCTGCTGTTGTATGGACAGCTAAATTTTGTGCATCTTACGAGCTCAGCTTAAGTACTTTTTCAACTTATATTACAATAAGACAGTTTTTAATATGAGTGAACTCACCGTAAATGGGTCTTAATATCGGCCAAAACCTTCATTGCTTCGACTTGCAGATTGTTCTCGCCTTCATTACTATTCTCATCCTTAGGGCCTTCTGAAACAATCTTGAAAAAgagagtaacactactcctaagAGTTCTCAGTGTATTTAAAGTGGTTGTTAGTGTTTCAACACTAGACCCTTCCGCTGCCGCCATGCCTTCCTCTGTTTTGCTATAGTTTACTTTATTAACTCCTTAGTACCGCATATATGTGGCTGTACTCTGGTCTAAACAAGCTTCAAATTGCCACAAGTCTTTTGGAATGCATTGGCTGACATCTGAGAACCTGCAGTCTACACAGGTTTGTTGTTGTTTAAGGAATATGTAATACAGAAGTGATACTTGGGTTTACTTGCGTTGTCTATCGTTCACGACCACGAACAAAGCGACATCTCGAGGCATAACCTTAaactaaatataataaaaaatgatatgaATTACTATTATAGAAAATGTAATCAGGTGTAACTATAATACTAAGAATATGGTTTGGGGAGTACCATGAATTGGAATATGCATTTTCTTGTCTCATTCTATACAGGATGAGGCTTTCCCAATATTCTGCTTACTTGACATATATTTCAACACTTCATTACGGAAATTTCAATTATCATGCAAGGATATGTATCCACCATTTTACTATCTGATGTCACTGCCTCATTCCCATATCAAATTACATAACAGCATTCataacaatcacaaacacacagtctACCCATGCCCAGTGTtctaaagtgaaacatgaacttcaTTACTTATCTAGACTTCGTACATTTCACTTTGCACCCAATCGCCCAATCACACTATATTTCTTGAACTTCCAAAGCTGAAATACTCAGGCCCCGATAAATTCTCTAACTTCATCTAACCACCTCAATTACGATTATTATCTTATCCTTTCACCTTCAACTCTACagttatatatcttctttctccaACGTGTCACCTGGAAAGGAACACGTTCCACATAATCATACTATTCTAATAGACATGTATCCGTGTGCATCCCTAATGACTTCTTCACAACTCATGACCTCATATGTTGACTTTATATCTCCTTCAAATCCCAAATATGCTACAGAAACTATTCATATCCACCAACGCTTGGGTTTCACACCCAGACATCAGTTGGAAGCTAGTGCTCCATGCAAGCTTCTTAAACATTCTCCACTTACAAATTGATCTTAAGAGTCTGATgctttcctccacctcccctgtaTGTTACGTAATGCCCGAGGATACCCACATTGATAACAGataaatatctgaaaaaaaaaggtgaaatcaCAATGCACAGACGTACCCCGACTGCTCTTTTCATGTTTATTTTCAAAGAGCGATACTGTGAAATTCTTTACCCTTTTgtctctgcatttttttttctatattgaaGACTCTGAACTGTAAGTACCGGAAGAGTTTAACTCAATCACCTCTGagttttttcatatttcctttcacccgagatgaccATGACTGAGGCACATTTTTGCCCTTGCCACGTCGTCTACTATATATTTCACAACTCCATTGCTGTGCTTTTTGCTTATTATACTGACACTAGAATAGCCGCACCCGTAAAATACAATTGTAATCAGCATAGAACAGTGGAAGTTACCACGGAAAATTCCATTAGTAGAGTGTTAAATTTCAAACCCCGACTAGCCGCTGGCGccgagaagtgggagagagacacacacacggtctcCTCGCTAACTTGTGTCCTCACCCCTTGTCAAGctcagaaaaataaatatttaccTCAACATAGACTTTAATTGCAAGACTAAGAAGACTCCAGACTCATACAATAACTCATGTATCCACAAGTTCTCAACGAGAGATGTGTTCGCGTATCCTTGTAAACGGCCTTTCCTTAATCCTCACATCTTAATGCTAACAGAATGCTTTCCTTGACCATAAATGTTTTGTAGTGGGTAATATATGATGCATCATTAATCCCGTCCGATAACGATATTTCAATCTCACTTTACAGAAGCGATGGTCCATCATTATTAATAACTGCTGCATGTCATATTATTGGATTTTGCTTGAGTAGTAGACCTGTAATGCATCTGCATGGACTAATTTAGTTAATGCTAATTTACACTTAACTATATTAATTCATTTCTTCTGGTTGGGATTTCCTTTATCATTTATCCTCAAGCAGTAAAAGTATGGAATTCTTTTCCGTTTGTATTTCCCGCTTCATAAACTTTTTTTCCTTATTTATGAGTCAGATGAAAAGTGCCACTCCTCCATATGCTGGTGTATCTATGGGAGCCATTGCCTTTATCACATCTAATATCCCTTGAGCATTGCCACAGAGCTCTCTAATTCATGCACACATTTTGTAAACTGTACTTTGAATGAACATGTGAATTATTTAAGAATATGCATCTATATACCAACAATAAACCTTTCATCAATTTCTTATGCTGCAGCCATGTCTCCCCTATCTCccagataatatgtatatatatgtgtatagatgtatattcatgtatgtgtcTAGATACAAGCACCACGTCTTTATCTTTCTCGATATCGCCACAAGACTATAACCTTGTCCTTAGGTTTAAGTGTCTGCAGTTATCTTTTAATCGTTGTTATTTATATAATTTCAGAAGAGTAATAAGATTTAGCATTTTTACCTTTATTGCGAAAGATGTGATTCATTTTGTGAGGCAATTCAAAATCATTCTTGACATTTCAGATATCACCGTTTCTATCTCTGGACATTTAAAAGACAACCAGAATAATGACGCATCAATAAATGATTacgaagagaggcttggaaagaaagATATGTCCGTGAGTattgatgataaatatataagtatatatacacatataatagTAAGATGGTTAATATGACAGTGGAGGTTGGCTGCTCTGACGGTGGTGTATGTAGACGTCGTCGACAGTGAATGGACTAGTAAACATGGGGGTTGGATGAGGATGTGGCGGCACCACGTATATTTAATTCTCCATGTTACCCACAAGGTGAGGATGGTATTATATAGAAAGATTTCGTACTTAACCCTTGTCTGTGAATGTTGGAATTGGTTGTGTGACGTGTCTCTTGCTCTTTCGTCGTAAAAGAATCTTGGTTGTATTATATTCCCAACAGACTCGTTTATATTGACTGGTCACCAGAAACCTTTATGATCATCGCTCTCTAGTTTTCCCGTGATGCTTCGCTCTTTTTACCCAAGTAGAGTAATAGAAGTCATTTACGATTAGAGTGCGTTCTAGGCAGAACCTTATTTATGGACAGACGAAAATCAGATGATTGTTTGCCTCAGCAGTGGCTCCCAACCCCAGGGTCGTAGTCTTAAGTTTGGTTCTCCACGAGTCTTCTGTAACTCTCCTGCTGCACAACTTTCCTCTGTAGTCCATCTGTGGCATCGCCAAGATGGGAGGCTACAGCCGCTTCTCTGTATCTTTGCCTGATTCAAACACTTGTCAGACTGGTAGAAAAGCAGACACCATTTAAGGACAAGTTGAAGAAgctgtggaaggagaaaatagaGTAGAGAAAGACCTCATATATCCCAGTCTTTGAGTTTGCTTTTGGAGGATGAAGCATTTTCCTTCATCTGTGTCCAGAACGTTGTTGTTATGCACTTATCGAGATTAATTATGAACTTTGACTGGTGTATCCCTGAGAATGTGATCAGTTCCAGATGGATGAGGAACCCATTTATGTGAAGATAaaatagtcccaacaatgttgtatggatgtaaggcatgggctgtaggtgATGtatggaggagtggtggaggtgttggaaatgaaatcttggAGGACAATTTGTgctgcgaggtggtttgattaagtaagtaataaaagagtaagagaaaggtgtggtgataaagagaatatggttgaaagagctgaagagggtgtgttgaaatagtttgaacatatgatgagaatgaatgaggagaggttgacaaaaaggatgtatgtgtcagaattaAAAGCAAAAGAAGGGAAGATCAaacaggagatggaagggtggaatgaaaaatattttggatgGTTGGGGctggggtttgaacatgcaggagagtgaaaggtgtgtgcaggatagagtgaattggaacgatgtggtgtacaggagaTGATgcgctgttaatggactgaatcagggcaaatAAGTGGCTGGGAGAAACCATGAAAGGTctatgggggctgtggttttcatATATTGCACTTGGCAGAgaatggatgtatgcaaatgtggCCTGTTtatatctgttcctggcactaccttcctaatgttggaaatggcagacaagcatgaaagaaggaaaaaaaggtgtATTTTCAAAATGCCACTTCAAATTAGAAATTTTTCTGTCATATGATCTTTATGTTGGTCATTTGTAATGACAGCTAACTCATCACTAATACACTGacttaattatttttttataGGATATGACAATTATATGTTCTGAAAGCAGTATATTTTGTACATAGATTGTaaagtattgtttttttttatgattttacaGAATAATGTAAATGCTATAGGCAACAAATAATCTATGTTTaacagtgatggtacatgatgggTCGAGGACGGCGTCTGGCCCTTGGAATATTTGTCCTTCTTCTAGTCGACGTCATATGGGTGGCTTCATCAGAACTGTCGGAGGTAATATAACCTTGAAATTGTTGTGCTTTTCATGATAGACTAGTGGGCTTGAAGGATTTAGAGCTTTGAGCTGGACATACACAAAACAATATATTAAAGAACATAAATTGATATTAGCTGATGTTTAAGAGTTAAAGAGATAATGGAGCAGTTGTTATTTGTTTGCATAGAGAAATATAGTTGTATGAAAAGAGTGAGCATAATCTCATGCAGTATCCATATGAGAGGCATGAATGGGAAAGCAGGAAAATATACAGAAGGTAGACAAGGTTACAGAGTGAATGGAAGAGAAAATGGTATTTATTGAATGACCATAAGGAGTCTGAGAGTGCTGGggaaaaagtgaatgaaaaaggCGTCCACTGATAGAAGGGACAATCCATTTTTCCCATAGTATTTCATTTGTGGGGAACTGCTGGCTGGCAATATACTATGTAGAATTATTTCATTTACAAAcaaggttgatgtgttgtcaggggattgaaccagggcatgtgaagtgtctggggtaaaccatggaaagatttgtggggcctaaatgtggaaagcgagctgtgattttggtgcattacacatgacagctagagactgagtgtgaatgaatgtggctttgttgtcttttcctagcgttaccttgcatgCTCgcttggtgaggggggggggtgccatttcatgtatgatggggtggcggcgggaatggatgaaggcagcaagtatgaatatgtatatgtctgtgtatatatgtttaggtatgtatatgtgtgtgtgtgggcgtttatgtatatacatgtgtatgtgggtgggtttggccattctttcgcctgtttccctgtgctacctctctaacactggagacagcaataaagtataattaaaaaaaatacataaacaaggGAATATATTTTCAGTAATTGCTATAGTAGGATCTTGTCTTCTACTTAGAAAGGTGCCTTTTTGAACATAATAAGGTTTGTTTTTATGATGCCCATCTTCCACTGAATTAAGTGTTTAGATTGCCAGtttatctgtttcatgttgtgttATTGGCTAGTTGGATGTGGGTaacatttttgtcttttttgagTGTCATCACGAAGTTTGCTATTGACTATAATTCTGATTCAAGGGGTTCAGTTTCATCATTTGTATAATCATTTAGAAATAAGCTGATTTCAAGTCTATGCAAGCTTTCCTTATGTGTATGATTTTATTTTCAGTACATCTTCCATGACACCGGCTTCAATAAACCCTTTTTTAGCACTTATTTAAAGACCAGCATGTTTTCATTATACTTACTGGGATTTATATTTTGGAGTCCATGGAGACATCAGTGCACCCATGACCACCATGATGATCATATTTATCAGGTAAATAATAAGGACTCAGTTATCCTGTTTGCTCTTCCCTCTTAACTTGTATTTGATGTAGAACAAAAAAAGCATTTTTAAGATTACTCATGCTTTTCTCATTATATTTTAACATCTTTGGCATGATGATCAAACTTCCAAAATTTGAGTGGCATGGGACCAATCAGTGTTTGAATTTTGGAAAAATTCAAAAATTTGGTGACCTGCTCTCCATCTAGGCATTCATTGATATTGATAGTGAAACTGATTTGATGAAACTTGTTTTTATCATACCGAGGAGATGGAATTCTTACCTAGCTCTTGCACCTCTTTGGTTTAAAACATTCACTGTAATTGATAAAGTATGAcacaatatatttttctcttatatCGTTTGTTTGTTTACAGTTCTTTCCAGTAGATTCTTACCTTATGCATGAATTGATAATTTTCTACAGTTCAGAAAATTATGGaagaaaattgttgaaaaaatggaGGTTGTACCTCTTACTGATCACACATTCATTCCTTCCACTGACTTAACAGCAAGTTGCTGGACCCAAGGTTACCCATATTACATGTGTACATTATCATCAAAGTAAAACAAAGTTATATAACTACAAAACCTTtgttgaaaaaatgaaattaactGTATACATGAGTGGACCCATCTGGTGGTTGGGGGATTAGGTGATTTCTGTAAATCTCGACATTCCACATGCATTTTCAAGGATGCTGTCACCATTATATGCTCTCTGCAAGTGTATGTTACTCTCCTCAGTCATTATATATGAAATGTGAAACTATCACATGTAAAACAAGTTTTATGTTTTGAGCTGTATCTAAATCATAATACTTCATGTGGTTACTACTACTGTTAAATTCTGAATAAGATTATATTTTATATGGGTTTATGTATTGTGGTTTTTGGCATTTGACGATTACCATAGCAACTCCACTTACACAATTTTAAATGTACATTGTATAAAATAACAGAAACGACTCTTTCATGAAAGCAGCAAATCTACAAAAGATGTATCCTGTGCACAATGGGTTTTAAGTTTCAGATTAGAAGTGATCACAGCTTCCACACAAAACTTTGGACTAGCATTGTGTACTCACAGTGTCTTCACATTGCTGATTGTCAAGCTCATGAGAAAGTTCATTACTCTTTCAAATCCTCTCAGGACCTGTTTTTAgtagagaaatggtttttcatacTTCAGCAATTTTAGTGTGTATTGCTGGCTGACCAGTGTATGCCTCAATTTGAAAACCACTAATTTTCTCCAAACTgtctagtaattttttttttagagttatTTTGATGATTTCATAATTTTCATTCGTCCTCATTACATTAGATTTTACAAATTATTCCCTGGATAATTTCCACTTGCCATATATGATGATTGATATAGCTTTTTGATTTTCTTATTCCTTATCTGATTTAAAACCCATTATATGATGACCATTCCTGTAACTTTTTATCTTGTACTTTTATTGTTATATGTCAGCTAAGTTCACTAAATGTCTTTTATGTCATTACAGGAAGTGGATGTGACTGGTGACATTGATTCACCATTATCAGAAGACAGACACTTGGTATGTTTAATTAATGTTTAGCATTTCTGGTATGTGGCACTGgtaatgtgtgtttatatatgtaaattcaGTATGTATTTGTAAGTATTGAGTGTCACCTGTCTTGACTTACTATGTGTCTCATTGTTGTGTTTACTTGTAAATTAAGTCATGCACTTCTTTCTTATGTGTCATTCATGGTTTTTACATTTATGCAAATTAACAGTTACTAAGAAGACTAATAGAAGCTTTCCTTACTGCATTTTTGACTGCTCTTATGAAAAGCAACTGGGTCATGGCTCATGCATTTGCATAAGGAGCTTGTTCTTTGGACTCTGCAAGATTTGTATGACCAGTTTGCTCAGCTGTGTATGCcttttttttattgattatttAACAAGATTTTTGTTATATAAAACCTATTTGTATTTTTTAACTAAGTGGGTAATTCAAACTTTTATGATTTCTAGTGCTGCAAGTTGAAAAATGAGAGCATGAATTATGCAAGTATTGAGTGCATAAATATTTTTGCAAAATCTAGCTTGCATCTGAGTGCACATTATCAAGTTTCCATAATGTAGTATATGATTATAGGATAAGTAAATAAAGTTGCATTCAATgaggaaagttg
This Panulirus ornatus isolate Po-2019 chromosome 37, ASM3632096v1, whole genome shotgun sequence DNA region includes the following protein-coding sequences:
- the LOC139760634 gene encoding mediator of RNA polymerase II transcription subunit 27-like; the protein is MAAAEGSSVETLTTTLNTLRTLRSSVTLFFKIVSEGPKDENSNEGENNLQVEAMKVLADIKTHLRELEVQVGGLAPPTNPVNLGNTGLLSLDPSPDKLPLYYQLLDCYTWMEKVHCYSTIMYSLLSGNNLKRSSVSISLSTKRRRQAPLNHNVPQQQVDMLIQGINQVYQDMTLNISRPFGNNAVVQVTLGRVLRAVVTFKGILIEWVVVRAYNEPLLDDDGMVDLYTPSLYEVFQKVTDNANAAMLNFCSPGFSDLSVRSFFTWLHSFASLFTDVCKRCSNHLHNHMPPTWREFRTLDAFHEECKP